The Salvia miltiorrhiza cultivar Shanhuang (shh) chromosome 1, IMPLAD_Smil_shh, whole genome shotgun sequence genome has a window encoding:
- the LOC131006182 gene encoding probable LRR receptor-like serine/threonine-protein kinase At3g47570 — protein MSNLGAAIYINVAMNQLSGSIPRNIEKLQNLVDLSLANNRLEGSIPVSMGSMISLANLDLSYNNLSGSIPKSLETLQHLDYFNVSFNSLSGEIPNGGSFRNFTMDSFKGNEALCGIPKFHVQICSSISNHRSKRKKVERASFIVFGVVAFISIVSLAFVIVRNKRKDKTAREVDELIFIVPERISYYELLQATERFDESNLLGTGSSCSVYKGILNNGKDIVVKVFNMQLEGISRIFDVKCEILRSIRHRNLTSVISSCSNEEFKALVLEYMPKGNLEKWLYSHNYCLNMMERLNIMIDVASALEYLHHGYSMPIVHSDLKPSNVLLDEDMVAHVSDFGIAKLLCDGDSFVLTNTLATLGYIAPEYGLEGLVSTRCDVYSYGVMLIETFTRKRPSDDMFCGDMSLKRWVELSLSEIPDEVIDVNLVMNLEEEMIDKNMQCVSYILELALKCSADSPGDRINMKQAHAELQKIKHRFSQ, from the exons ATGAGTAACTTAGGAGCAGCTATCTATATAAATGTAGCAATGAATCAGTTGTCAGGGTCAATTCCGAGGAATATCGAAAAGTTGCAGAATTTGGTTGATCTGTCTTTGGCAAATAATAGACTAGAAGGTTCTATTCCCGTGTCTATGGGAAGCATGATCAGTTTGGCAAATCTCGACTTGTCGTACAACAACCTCTCTGGTTCAATTCCAAAGTCTTTAGAAACACTTCAACACCTCGACTACTTTAATGTCTCTTTCAATAgtttaagtggagaaattcctaatggaggttcttttagaaacttcactaTGGATTCTTTTAAGGGTAATGAGGCATTGTGTGGAATCCCCAAGTTCCATGTCCAAATTTGCTCTTCAATTTCTAATCACAGATCAAAGAGAAAGAAGGTGGAACGAGCTTCATTTATTGTTTTCGGGGTTGTGGCTTTCATCTCAATTGTTTCTTTGGCCTTTGTAATTGTCAGAAACAAAAGGAAAGATAAGACGGCTAGAGAAGTTGATGAGTTGATATTCATTGTGCCGGAAAGAATCTCTTATTATGAACTGCTGCAAGCAACGGAAAGATTCGATGAAAGTAATTTACTTGGCACTGGGAGTTCTTGCTCTGTTTATAAAGGAATTCTTAACAATGGGAAGGATATCGTTGTCAAGGTGTTTAATATGCAACTAGAAGGTATTTCAAGAATATTTGATGTTAAATGTGAGATACTACGTAGCATTCGACACAGGAATCTGACAAGCGTCATAAGCAGTTGCTCCAATGAAGAGTTCAAGGCATTAGTACTTGAATATATGCCAAAGGGAAACCTTGAAAAATGGTTATATTCCCACAACTATTGCTTGAATATGATGgaaagattgaatataatgattGATGTTGCATCTGCTTTGGAGTATCTTCACCACGGTTATTCAATGCCCATTGTTCACAGCGACTTGAAGCCTAGTAATGTGCTGTTAGATGAAGACATGGTTGCCCATGTAAGTGACTTTGGGATAGCAAAGTTGTTATGCGATGGAGATAGCTTTGTGTTAACCAACACGCTTGCAACATTGGGTTACATCGCTCCAG AGTATGGTTTGGAAGGGCTAGTTTCAACAAGGTGTGATGTGTATAGCTACGgggtgatgttgattgaaactTTTACGAGAAAAAGGCCTAGTGATGATATGTTTTGCGGAGATATGAGCTTAAAGAGATGGGTAGAACTCTCACTTTCGGAGATCCCAGATGAAGTGATAGATGTCAACTTAGTCATGaatttggaggaagaaatgaTTGACAAGAATATGCAGTGTGTATCATACATACTTGAATTGGCTCTGAAATGCTCTGCGGACTCCCCCGGGGATAGAATCAACATGAAACAAGCACATGCAGAGTTGCAGAAAATCAAACATCGATTTTCCCAATGA